A window of the Zeugodacus cucurbitae isolate PBARC_wt_2022May chromosome 2, idZeuCucr1.2, whole genome shotgun sequence genome harbors these coding sequences:
- the LOC105213148 gene encoding dihydropyrimidinase isoform X1, with translation MATSPKPVKKVPIHLQSSQNRVYIKNGHIVNHDKSFKADIYIEDGIIKFVGPASDIVVPGGVRIVDAANKLVLPGGIDPHTHMQLKFGGCVAVDDFYHGTKAAVAGGTTTIIDFVLPDKGESLVEAYDKWRAWADPKVCCDYALHVGITWWSKSVSEEMKIMCEELGVNSFKMFMAYKGLYQLNDSELLEAFERIRALNGVAQVHAENGDIIAKNVQKLLAAGVNGPEGHELSRQEEVEAEAVNRACILAHQVDCPLYVVHVMSKSAGIEVARARRRYKNHGIYGETLAAALGTDGTNYYHECFQHAAAHVLSPPLRPDPTTPSFLMELLANDDLQTTGSDNCTFNKEHKELGKGNFTKIPNGVNGVEDRMSVVWEKGVHAGLLDPCRFVAVTSTNAAKIFNLYPQKGRIAVGSDADIVIWNPSATRTISKETHHHACDFNIFEGMVCHGVPEMVLVRGRICVEDGSVRVAEGYGRFVNTPTRPPYLYDVLEGKIAANDEHNGEEHEEQLNGGLKKLDLGALEIEIPYQEPISRTLLSMPGGGGGGSVASTPSGRGRVEGTRNMQESTFSVSGKQSSLVNSSEELDKSGNRSCIRVRNPPGGKSSGFW, from the exons ATGGCGACAAGTCCAAAACCCGTTAAGAAGGTGCCAATTCATCTTCAG AGCTCCCAGAACCGCGTCTACATTAAGAATGGACACATCGTCAATCACGACAAGTCATTTAAGGCTGATATTTACATTGAGGATGGCATAATTAA aTTCGTGGGACCCGCATCTGATATCGTTGTGCCCGGCGGCGTGCGAATTGTGGATGCTGCCAACAAATTGGTGCTGCCCGGTGGCATTGATCCACACACCCACATGCAGCTAAAATTCGGCGGTTGTGTCGCTGTAGACGATTTCTATCATGGCACTAAAGCGGCCGTTGCAGGCGGCACCACCACCATTA TCGATTTCGTGCTGCCCGATAAGGGTGAATCGCTCGTTGAAGCCTACGACAAGTGGCGTGCATGGGCTGATCCCAAGGTCTGCTGTGATTATGCGCTCCATGTGGGCATCACTTGGTGGTCGAAATCTGTTTCGGAGGAAATGAAAATCATGTGTGAAGAGTTGGGCGTCAATTCTTTCAAAATGTTCATGGCCTACAAGGGTCTGTATCAGTTAAACGATTCGGAATTGTTGGAGGCTTTCGAGCGTATACGTGCACTTAATGGTGTGGCACAG GTGCATGCTGAGAATGGCGATATTATTGCGAAGAATGTGCAGAAACTATTGGCCGCTGGTGTTAATGGTCCTGAAGGCCATGAACTTTCACGCCAGGAGGAAGTAGAGGCTGAGGCTGTCAACCGCGCCTGCATACTGGCACATCAG GTCGATTGTCCGCTATACGTAGTGCATGTAATGAGTAAATCGGCGGGCATTGAGGTGGCTCGTGCACGTAGACGCTACAAGAATCACGGCATCTATGGCGAAACCTTGGCTGCGGCGCTCGGCACCGACGGCACCAATTACTACCATGAGTGTTTCCAGCATGCAGCGGCTCATGTGCTCAGTCCACCGCTGCGACCTGATCCAACGACGCCCTCCTTTTTGATGGAACTCTTGGCGAA TGATGATCTGCAGACAACCGGCAGCGACAATTGCACCTTCAACAAGGAGCACAAGGAGTTGGGCAAAGGCAATTTCACTAAGATACCGAACGGTGTCAATGGCGTCGAGGATCGCATGTCCGTTGTTTGGGAGAAAGGTGTACATGCCGGCCTATTGGATCCCTGTCGCTTCGTTGCCGTCACTAGTACAAATGCCGCCAAAATATTCAATCTCTATCCACAAAAGGGACGTATTGCCGTCGGCTCCGATGCGGATATTGTCATCTGGAATCCCAGTGCCACACGCACTATCTCCAAAGAGACGCATCATCATGCATGCGATTTCAACATTTTCGAGGGCATGGTATGCCATGGTGTGCCCGAAATGGTATTGGTCCGTGGACGCATTTGCGTTGAAGATGGCAGCGTACGCGTAGCTGAAGGTTACGGCCGATTCGTTAATACACCAACACGTCCGCCATATCTCTACGATGTGTTGGAGGGTAAGATTGCAGCCAACGACGAACACAATGGCGAAGAGCATGAGGAGCAACTGAATGGTGGCTTGAAGAAATTGGATTTAGGTGCTTTGGAAATCGAAATACCCTACCAAGAGCCAATCTCACGCACACTACTCTCAATGccgggtggtggtggtggcggttcGGTAGCTAGTACACCATCGGGACGTGGACGCGTTGAAGGTACACGTAACATGCAAGAATCAACGTTTTCCGTTAGCGGTAAGCAATCAAGCTTAGTTAATTCAAGTG AGGagctggataaatctggcaatcGTTCATGCATTCGCGTAAGAAATCCACCAGGTGGCAAGTCTTCTGGTTTCTGGTAA
- the LOC105213148 gene encoding dihydropyrimidinase isoform X3: MATSPKPVKKVPIHLQSSQNRVYIKNGHIVNHDKSFKADIYIEDGIIKFVGPASDIVVPGGVRIVDAANKLVLPGGIDPHTHMQLKFGGCVAVDDFYHGTKAAVAGGTTTIIDFVLPDKGESLVEAYDKWRAWADPKVCCDYALHVGITWWSKSVSEEMKIMCEELGVNSFKMFMAYKGLYQLNDSELLEAFERIRALNGVAQVHAENGDIIAKNVQKLLAAGVNGPEGHELSRQEEVEAEAVNRACILAHQVDCPLYVVHVMSKSAGIEVARARRRYKNHGIYGETLAAALGTDGTNYYHECFQHAAAHVLSPPLRPDPTTPSFLMELLANDDLQTTGSDNCTFNKEHKELGKGNFTKIPNGVNGVEDRMSVVWEKGVHAGLLDPCRFVAVTSTNAAKIFNLYPQKGRIAVGSDADIVIWNPSATRTISKETHHHACDFNIFEGMVCHGVPEMVLVRGRICVEDGSVRVAEGYGRFVNTPTRPPYLYDVLEGKIAANDEHNGEEHEEQLNGGLKKLDLGALEIEIPYQEPISRTLLSMPGGGGGGSVASTPSGRGRVEGTRNMQESTFSVSEELDKSGNRSCIRVRNPPGGKSSGFW, encoded by the exons ATGGCGACAAGTCCAAAACCCGTTAAGAAGGTGCCAATTCATCTTCAG AGCTCCCAGAACCGCGTCTACATTAAGAATGGACACATCGTCAATCACGACAAGTCATTTAAGGCTGATATTTACATTGAGGATGGCATAATTAA aTTCGTGGGACCCGCATCTGATATCGTTGTGCCCGGCGGCGTGCGAATTGTGGATGCTGCCAACAAATTGGTGCTGCCCGGTGGCATTGATCCACACACCCACATGCAGCTAAAATTCGGCGGTTGTGTCGCTGTAGACGATTTCTATCATGGCACTAAAGCGGCCGTTGCAGGCGGCACCACCACCATTA TCGATTTCGTGCTGCCCGATAAGGGTGAATCGCTCGTTGAAGCCTACGACAAGTGGCGTGCATGGGCTGATCCCAAGGTCTGCTGTGATTATGCGCTCCATGTGGGCATCACTTGGTGGTCGAAATCTGTTTCGGAGGAAATGAAAATCATGTGTGAAGAGTTGGGCGTCAATTCTTTCAAAATGTTCATGGCCTACAAGGGTCTGTATCAGTTAAACGATTCGGAATTGTTGGAGGCTTTCGAGCGTATACGTGCACTTAATGGTGTGGCACAG GTGCATGCTGAGAATGGCGATATTATTGCGAAGAATGTGCAGAAACTATTGGCCGCTGGTGTTAATGGTCCTGAAGGCCATGAACTTTCACGCCAGGAGGAAGTAGAGGCTGAGGCTGTCAACCGCGCCTGCATACTGGCACATCAG GTCGATTGTCCGCTATACGTAGTGCATGTAATGAGTAAATCGGCGGGCATTGAGGTGGCTCGTGCACGTAGACGCTACAAGAATCACGGCATCTATGGCGAAACCTTGGCTGCGGCGCTCGGCACCGACGGCACCAATTACTACCATGAGTGTTTCCAGCATGCAGCGGCTCATGTGCTCAGTCCACCGCTGCGACCTGATCCAACGACGCCCTCCTTTTTGATGGAACTCTTGGCGAA TGATGATCTGCAGACAACCGGCAGCGACAATTGCACCTTCAACAAGGAGCACAAGGAGTTGGGCAAAGGCAATTTCACTAAGATACCGAACGGTGTCAATGGCGTCGAGGATCGCATGTCCGTTGTTTGGGAGAAAGGTGTACATGCCGGCCTATTGGATCCCTGTCGCTTCGTTGCCGTCACTAGTACAAATGCCGCCAAAATATTCAATCTCTATCCACAAAAGGGACGTATTGCCGTCGGCTCCGATGCGGATATTGTCATCTGGAATCCCAGTGCCACACGCACTATCTCCAAAGAGACGCATCATCATGCATGCGATTTCAACATTTTCGAGGGCATGGTATGCCATGGTGTGCCCGAAATGGTATTGGTCCGTGGACGCATTTGCGTTGAAGATGGCAGCGTACGCGTAGCTGAAGGTTACGGCCGATTCGTTAATACACCAACACGTCCGCCATATCTCTACGATGTGTTGGAGGGTAAGATTGCAGCCAACGACGAACACAATGGCGAAGAGCATGAGGAGCAACTGAATGGTGGCTTGAAGAAATTGGATTTAGGTGCTTTGGAAATCGAAATACCCTACCAAGAGCCAATCTCACGCACACTACTCTCAATGccgggtggtggtggtggcggttcGGTAGCTAGTACACCATCGGGACGTGGACGCGTTGAAGGTACACGTAACATGCAAGAATCAACGTTTTCCGTTAGCG AGGagctggataaatctggcaatcGTTCATGCATTCGCGTAAGAAATCCACCAGGTGGCAAGTCTTCTGGTTTCTGGTAA
- the LOC105213148 gene encoding dihydropyrimidinase isoform X4, translating to MATSPKPVKKVPIHLQSSQNRVYIKNGHIVNHDKSFKADIYIEDGIIKFVGPASDIVVPGGVRIVDAANKLVLPGGIDPHTHMQLKFGGCVAVDDFYHGTKAAVAGGTTTIIDFVLPDKGESLVEAYDKWRAWADPKVCCDYALHVGITWWSKSVSEEMKIMCEELGVNSFKMFMAYKGLYQLNDSELLEAFERIRALNGVAQVHAENGDIIAKNVQKLLAAGVNGPEGHELSRQEEVEAEAVNRACILAHQMKTPLYVTRITSKSSAEIIGRARRSGYVVFGETLASSIGRSMNGVRQQERMYYITSPPIRESAETPRQLMKSLAYDDLQTTGSDNCTFNKEHKELGKGNFTKIPNGVNGVEDRMSVVWEKGVHAGLLDPCRFVAVTSTNAAKIFNLYPQKGRIAVGSDADIVIWNPSATRTISKETHHHACDFNIFEGMVCHGVPEMVLVRGRICVEDGSVRVAEGYGRFVNTPTRPPYLYDVLEGKIAANDEHNGEEHEEQLNGGLKKLDLGALEIEIPYQEPISRTLLSMPGGGGGGSVASTPSGRGRVEGTRNMQESTFSVSEELDKSGNRSCIRVRNPPGGKSSGFW from the exons ATGGCGACAAGTCCAAAACCCGTTAAGAAGGTGCCAATTCATCTTCAG AGCTCCCAGAACCGCGTCTACATTAAGAATGGACACATCGTCAATCACGACAAGTCATTTAAGGCTGATATTTACATTGAGGATGGCATAATTAA aTTCGTGGGACCCGCATCTGATATCGTTGTGCCCGGCGGCGTGCGAATTGTGGATGCTGCCAACAAATTGGTGCTGCCCGGTGGCATTGATCCACACACCCACATGCAGCTAAAATTCGGCGGTTGTGTCGCTGTAGACGATTTCTATCATGGCACTAAAGCGGCCGTTGCAGGCGGCACCACCACCATTA TCGATTTCGTGCTGCCCGATAAGGGTGAATCGCTCGTTGAAGCCTACGACAAGTGGCGTGCATGGGCTGATCCCAAGGTCTGCTGTGATTATGCGCTCCATGTGGGCATCACTTGGTGGTCGAAATCTGTTTCGGAGGAAATGAAAATCATGTGTGAAGAGTTGGGCGTCAATTCTTTCAAAATGTTCATGGCCTACAAGGGTCTGTATCAGTTAAACGATTCGGAATTGTTGGAGGCTTTCGAGCGTATACGTGCACTTAATGGTGTGGCACAG GTGCATGCTGAGAATGGCGATATTATTGCGAAGAATGTGCAGAAACTATTGGCCGCTGGTGTTAATGGTCCTGAAGGCCATGAACTTTCACGCCAGGAGGAAGTAGAGGCTGAGGCTGTCAACCGCGCCTGCATACTGGCACATCAG ATGAAGACACCGCTCTATGTGACTCGTATCACTTCGAAATCGTCAGCGGAAATTATTGGCCGCGCCCGTCGCAGCGGCTACGTTGTGTTCGGGGAGACTTTGGCCAGTTCAATTGGACGCTCAATGAATGGCGTTCGTCAGCAGGAGCGTATGTATTACATAACAAGTCCACCAATACGCGAATCGGCCGAAACGCCAAGGCAATTGATGAAGTCATTGGCGTA TGATGATCTGCAGACAACCGGCAGCGACAATTGCACCTTCAACAAGGAGCACAAGGAGTTGGGCAAAGGCAATTTCACTAAGATACCGAACGGTGTCAATGGCGTCGAGGATCGCATGTCCGTTGTTTGGGAGAAAGGTGTACATGCCGGCCTATTGGATCCCTGTCGCTTCGTTGCCGTCACTAGTACAAATGCCGCCAAAATATTCAATCTCTATCCACAAAAGGGACGTATTGCCGTCGGCTCCGATGCGGATATTGTCATCTGGAATCCCAGTGCCACACGCACTATCTCCAAAGAGACGCATCATCATGCATGCGATTTCAACATTTTCGAGGGCATGGTATGCCATGGTGTGCCCGAAATGGTATTGGTCCGTGGACGCATTTGCGTTGAAGATGGCAGCGTACGCGTAGCTGAAGGTTACGGCCGATTCGTTAATACACCAACACGTCCGCCATATCTCTACGATGTGTTGGAGGGTAAGATTGCAGCCAACGACGAACACAATGGCGAAGAGCATGAGGAGCAACTGAATGGTGGCTTGAAGAAATTGGATTTAGGTGCTTTGGAAATCGAAATACCCTACCAAGAGCCAATCTCACGCACACTACTCTCAATGccgggtggtggtggtggcggttcGGTAGCTAGTACACCATCGGGACGTGGACGCGTTGAAGGTACACGTAACATGCAAGAATCAACGTTTTCCGTTAGCG AGGagctggataaatctggcaatcGTTCATGCATTCGCGTAAGAAATCCACCAGGTGGCAAGTCTTCTGGTTTCTGGTAA
- the LOC105213148 gene encoding dihydropyrimidinase isoform X2: MATSPKPVKKVPIHLQSSQNRVYIKNGHIVNHDKSFKADIYIEDGIIKFVGPASDIVVPGGVRIVDAANKLVLPGGIDPHTHMQLKFGGCVAVDDFYHGTKAAVAGGTTTIIDFVLPDKGESLVEAYDKWRAWADPKVCCDYALHVGITWWSKSVSEEMKIMCEELGVNSFKMFMAYKGLYQLNDSELLEAFERIRALNGVAQVHAENGDIIAKNVQKLLAAGVNGPEGHELSRQEEVEAEAVNRACILAHQMKTPLYVTRITSKSSAEIIGRARRSGYVVFGETLASSIGRSMNGVRQQERMYYITSPPIRESAETPRQLMKSLAYDDLQTTGSDNCTFNKEHKELGKGNFTKIPNGVNGVEDRMSVVWEKGVHAGLLDPCRFVAVTSTNAAKIFNLYPQKGRIAVGSDADIVIWNPSATRTISKETHHHACDFNIFEGMVCHGVPEMVLVRGRICVEDGSVRVAEGYGRFVNTPTRPPYLYDVLEGKIAANDEHNGEEHEEQLNGGLKKLDLGALEIEIPYQEPISRTLLSMPGGGGGGSVASTPSGRGRVEGTRNMQESTFSVSGKQSSLVNSSEELDKSGNRSCIRVRNPPGGKSSGFW; this comes from the exons ATGGCGACAAGTCCAAAACCCGTTAAGAAGGTGCCAATTCATCTTCAG AGCTCCCAGAACCGCGTCTACATTAAGAATGGACACATCGTCAATCACGACAAGTCATTTAAGGCTGATATTTACATTGAGGATGGCATAATTAA aTTCGTGGGACCCGCATCTGATATCGTTGTGCCCGGCGGCGTGCGAATTGTGGATGCTGCCAACAAATTGGTGCTGCCCGGTGGCATTGATCCACACACCCACATGCAGCTAAAATTCGGCGGTTGTGTCGCTGTAGACGATTTCTATCATGGCACTAAAGCGGCCGTTGCAGGCGGCACCACCACCATTA TCGATTTCGTGCTGCCCGATAAGGGTGAATCGCTCGTTGAAGCCTACGACAAGTGGCGTGCATGGGCTGATCCCAAGGTCTGCTGTGATTATGCGCTCCATGTGGGCATCACTTGGTGGTCGAAATCTGTTTCGGAGGAAATGAAAATCATGTGTGAAGAGTTGGGCGTCAATTCTTTCAAAATGTTCATGGCCTACAAGGGTCTGTATCAGTTAAACGATTCGGAATTGTTGGAGGCTTTCGAGCGTATACGTGCACTTAATGGTGTGGCACAG GTGCATGCTGAGAATGGCGATATTATTGCGAAGAATGTGCAGAAACTATTGGCCGCTGGTGTTAATGGTCCTGAAGGCCATGAACTTTCACGCCAGGAGGAAGTAGAGGCTGAGGCTGTCAACCGCGCCTGCATACTGGCACATCAG ATGAAGACACCGCTCTATGTGACTCGTATCACTTCGAAATCGTCAGCGGAAATTATTGGCCGCGCCCGTCGCAGCGGCTACGTTGTGTTCGGGGAGACTTTGGCCAGTTCAATTGGACGCTCAATGAATGGCGTTCGTCAGCAGGAGCGTATGTATTACATAACAAGTCCACCAATACGCGAATCGGCCGAAACGCCAAGGCAATTGATGAAGTCATTGGCGTA TGATGATCTGCAGACAACCGGCAGCGACAATTGCACCTTCAACAAGGAGCACAAGGAGTTGGGCAAAGGCAATTTCACTAAGATACCGAACGGTGTCAATGGCGTCGAGGATCGCATGTCCGTTGTTTGGGAGAAAGGTGTACATGCCGGCCTATTGGATCCCTGTCGCTTCGTTGCCGTCACTAGTACAAATGCCGCCAAAATATTCAATCTCTATCCACAAAAGGGACGTATTGCCGTCGGCTCCGATGCGGATATTGTCATCTGGAATCCCAGTGCCACACGCACTATCTCCAAAGAGACGCATCATCATGCATGCGATTTCAACATTTTCGAGGGCATGGTATGCCATGGTGTGCCCGAAATGGTATTGGTCCGTGGACGCATTTGCGTTGAAGATGGCAGCGTACGCGTAGCTGAAGGTTACGGCCGATTCGTTAATACACCAACACGTCCGCCATATCTCTACGATGTGTTGGAGGGTAAGATTGCAGCCAACGACGAACACAATGGCGAAGAGCATGAGGAGCAACTGAATGGTGGCTTGAAGAAATTGGATTTAGGTGCTTTGGAAATCGAAATACCCTACCAAGAGCCAATCTCACGCACACTACTCTCAATGccgggtggtggtggtggcggttcGGTAGCTAGTACACCATCGGGACGTGGACGCGTTGAAGGTACACGTAACATGCAAGAATCAACGTTTTCCGTTAGCGGTAAGCAATCAAGCTTAGTTAATTCAAGTG AGGagctggataaatctggcaatcGTTCATGCATTCGCGTAAGAAATCCACCAGGTGGCAAGTCTTCTGGTTTCTGGTAA
- the LOC105213146 gene encoding tetratricopeptide repeat protein 30 homolog gives MLHQGIILREGHITRTIYNLIKDKRYDDVIECMVSFGEAANTRAGLSTLGYCYYHAQKYEEAATCYEQLCTLVPNEAKYKFYYAQSLYQAGIFVDALRALKQISEHEALREPCLQLQSAILYSSEDFAGAQSVLNQRAAGNAETLNDEGCLLFHADQYEKAVQRFSNALKVGGFNPLVAYNLALSHFHKKEKTQAVEYTTEIVDRGIRNHPELGIGAQIDTDGSARSVGNPITMAMSGITQALNLKAAIEYQDGNLDAAHDSLLDLPPRSESELDPVTLHNMALTDPKGPVAGLRKLAFLLQLGPPACPKETFANILLICCKHEMYEMAADILAEHTDLTYKYLSQYLYELLDALITAQTSSELAEKKLGVLASSLAGKLRSLAAKVQEMRGTTDQLALRSALQDYENALELYMPVVLARAWIYWRDDDFVGAEREFRASAEFCSENSVWRLNAGHVLFMQGDKYKESAAFYEPIVRQHNDDIMSVPAAVLANLCVSYIMTFQNEEAEELMRKVEKAEELKGNMGKQYHHLCIVNLVVGTLYCAKSNYEFGLSRIAHALDGGNGARLYADTWLHVKRCVLGLLTGMAKQNIILPYPAVQEVLNFLKSCEVYGLFTPANIYTATDEVPAEPLTIGLEARKLRLLLIKLSEYEQ, from the exons ATGTTGCATCAAGGCATAATTTTAAGAGAAGGTCATATAACACGGACCATCTACAATTtg ATAAAAGACAAGCGCTACGATGATGTGATCGAATGCATGGTGAGTTTCGGCGAGGCGGCCAACACCAGAGCCGGCCTTTCCACGTTGGGGTATTGTTACTATCACGCGCAGAAATATGAAGAGGCCGCGACTTGTTATGAGCAATTGTGCACGCTGGTGCCGAACGAAGCGAAATATAA atTTTACTATGCGCAATCCCTCTACCAAGCGGGTATTTTCGTTGATGCATTGCGCGCTTTAAAGCAAATTAGCGAACATGAAGCACTACGGGAGCCCTGTCTCCAATTACAAAGCGCCATACTCTACTCAAGTGAGGACTTTGCGGGCGCGCAGAGCGTATTGAATCAACGTGCCGCCGGCAATGCGGAAACCCTCAATGATGAAGGCTGTCTGCTCTTTCATGCCGATCAATACGAGAAGGCGGTGCAGCGTTTCTCGAACGCTTTAAAAGTGGGCGGTTTTAATCCGCTAGTGGCATACAATTTGGCATTGTCACATTTTCACAAGAAGGAAAAAACACAAGCTGTGGAATACACTA CGGAGATTGTGGACCGCGGCATACGTAATCATCCGGAGTTGGGCATTGGCGCGCAAATCGATACCGATGGCAGTGCGCGCAGTGTCGGCAATCCAATTACGATGGCTATGTCCGGCATAACACAGGCGTTGAACTTGAAAGCGGCCATCGAGTATCAGGACGGCAATT TGGATGCCGCACACGATTCGCTGTTGGATTTGCCGCCACGCTCCGAGAGTGAATTGGATCCGGTTACATTACACAATATGGCTTTGACCGATCCCAAAGGTCCGGTAGCCGGTTTGCGCAAATTGGCGTTTCTTTTGCAGCTTGGGCCGCCAGCATGTCCGAAGGAGACTTTCGCAAATATCTTATTGATTTGTTGTAAGCATGAGATGTACGAAATGGCCGCAGATATACTGGCAGAGCATACGGATCTAACCTATAAATATTTGTCACAG TATCTCTACGAGCTGCTCGACGCTTTAATAACCGCACAAACTTCTTCGGAATTGGCAGAGAAAAAGTTAGGTGTCTTAGCTTCAAGCTTAGCGGGCAAGCTACGCAGTCTGGCTGCCAAAGTGCAAGAGATGCGTGGCACCACCGATCAACTGGCGCTACGTAGTGCGCTGCAGGACTATGAGAATGCTTTGGAACT CTACATGCCGGTTGTGTTGGCACGCGCATGGATTTACTGGCGAGATGACGACTTTGTTGGCGCCGAGCGTGAGTTCCGCGCCAGTGCTGAATTCTGTTCGGAGAACTCCGTTTGGCGTCTCAATGCCGGTCACGTGCTCTTCATGCAAGGCGACAAGTACAAAGAGTCTGCCGCATTCTATGAGCCCATCGTGCGACAGCACAATGATGAC ATAATGTCCGTGCCCGCGGCGGTTTTAGCCAATCTATGCGTCTCGTACATTATGACCTTTCAAAATGAGGAAGCTGAGGAGTTGATGCGCAAAGTGGAGAAAGCCGAAGAGCTAAAGGGCAACATGGGTAAACAGTATCATCACTTGTGTATAGTTAATCTGGTTGTAGGCACCCTGTATTGCGCAAAATCCAACTACGAATTTGGTTTATCGCGCATTGCGCACGCTTTGGATGGCGGCAATGGCGCCCGTCTCTATGCGGACACTTGGCTGCATGTGAAGCGTTGTGTGTTGGGTCTACTCACGGGTATGGCGAAGCAGAATATTATTCTACCATATCCGGCGGTGCAAGAGGTGCTGAATTTCTTGAAATCGTGTGAAG TTTACGGGCTCTTCACGCCCGCCAACATTTATACCGCTACTGACGAGGTGCCGGCCGAACCTTTGACCATTGGCTTGGAAGCAAGAAAACTGCGTCTGCTGCTGATTAAACTCAGCGAGTATGAACAGTGA